In a genomic window of Anas acuta chromosome 9, bAnaAcu1.1, whole genome shotgun sequence:
- the LOC137860983 gene encoding thiamine transporter 2-like isoform X1: protein MDCWKGAIGSNWIYPTVIICANGFFSTMRPSESFLTPYLSGPDKNLTIEQVTNQIFPVWTYSYLALLLPVFLITDYVRYKPVLLLQGISYIVTWLLLLFAHGVVAMQVMEFFYGMVTATEVAYYAYIYSVVSADRYQRVTSYCRSITLVAATVAAVLGQLLVSLADVSYFHLNAITLASVSLAFLCSFLLPMPQKSMFFHKKGVSETLPQPQKAVATLASNGPSSCQQQDQDCAAADTGPAPQQQAEQPKPQNHMLRVLVQLSRDLRDCYSSRKLLYWSLWWALATAGFNQVVNYIQVLWDFRAPSHSSAVYNGAVEAIATFLGSATSMAVGYIKVDWDLSGELALGMFSAMDAGSLFLMYFTDNIWACYAGYLVFKACYMFLITIATFQIAVNLSMERYALMFGFNNFVALLIQTILTVIVVDTRGLGLDISTQFLIYGSYFAFIAGIFLTRSVYTIISIKCRNASVAGEPIDH, encoded by the exons ATGGATTGCTGGAAAGGAGCCATAGGCAGCAACTGGATTTATCCCACAGTCATCATTTGTGcgaatggatttttttccacaatgaGGCCATCAGAATCTTTTCTCACTCCTTACTTAAGTGGACCAGATAAAAACCTAACAATTGAACAG GTTACCAACCAGATTTTCCCTGTTTGGACATACTCCTACCTCGCACTCCTGCTCCCGGTCTTCCTGATCACAGACTACGTGCGCTACAAGcccgtcctcctcctccagggcATCAGCTACATCGTCACCTGGCTCTTGTTGCTCTTCGCTCACGGCGTGGTGGCCATGCAGGTGATGGAATTCTTCTACGGGATGGTGACAGCCACCGAGGTCGCCTATTACGCCTACATCTACAGCGTCGTCAGCGCCGATCGCTATCAGCGAGTGACGAGCTATTGCAGGAGCATCACCCTTGTTGCGGCCACAGTTGCCGCAGTGCTGGGACAGCTGCTGGTTTCCTTGGCAGACGTGTCCTACTTCCATCTCAACGCCATTACCCTCGCTTCTGTCTCCCTGGCATTCCTGTGCTCCTTTCTCCTGCCGATGCCCCAGAAGAGCATGTTCTTCCATAAAAAAGGGGTCTCGGAAACCCTCCCGCAACCACAGAAAGCTGTGGCTACGCTCGCTTCCAACGGGCCGTCGAGCTGCCAACAACAGGACCAGGACTGTGCAGCTGCTGACACGGGaccagcaccacagcagcaggctgagcagcccaAGCCCCAAAACCACATGCTCAGAGTACTGGTGCAGCTCAGCAGGGACTTGAGGGATTGCTACAGCTCTCGGAAGCTGCTTTACTGGTCCCTGTGGTGGGCTTTGGCTACGGCAGGCTTCAATCAGGTTGTGAattacatccaagtgctgtggGATTTCAGAGCCCCCtcccacagctctgcagtgtACAATGGAGCTGTTGAAGCAATAGCAACTTTTTTAG gttCAGCAACATCCATGGCAGTTGGATACATCAAAGTAGACTGGGATCTTTCTGGAGAACTGGCTTTGGGAATGTTCTCTGCCATGgatgctggttctctgtttctCATGTACTTTACAGACAACATCTGGGCATGTTATGCTGGTTACCTTGTATTTAAGGCATGCTACATGTTCCTTATAACAATAGCAAC GTTCCAGATTGCTGTCAATCTAAGTATGGAGCGTTATGCTTTGATGTTTGGCTTCAACAACTTTGTTGCACTGCTGATCCAGACAATTTTGACTGTTATTGTGGTAGATACAAGAGGTCTAGGACTGGATATCAGTACCCAG TTTCTCATTTATGGCAGCTACTTTGCATTCATAGCTGGAATTTTCCTGACCAGAAGCGTATACACCATTATCTCCATCAAATGCAGAAATGCCAGTGTGGCTGGTGAACCTATTGATCATTAA
- the LOC137860983 gene encoding thiamine transporter 2-like isoform X2, which yields MDCWKGAIGSNWIYPTVIICANGFFSTMRPSESFLTPYLSGPDKNLTIEQGISYIVTWLLLLFAHGVVAMQVMEFFYGMVTATEVAYYAYIYSVVSADRYQRVTSYCRSITLVAATVAAVLGQLLVSLADVSYFHLNAITLASVSLAFLCSFLLPMPQKSMFFHKKGVSETLPQPQKAVATLASNGPSSCQQQDQDCAAADTGPAPQQQAEQPKPQNHMLRVLVQLSRDLRDCYSSRKLLYWSLWWALATAGFNQVVNYIQVLWDFRAPSHSSAVYNGAVEAIATFLGSATSMAVGYIKVDWDLSGELALGMFSAMDAGSLFLMYFTDNIWACYAGYLVFKACYMFLITIATFQIAVNLSMERYALMFGFNNFVALLIQTILTVIVVDTRGLGLDISTQFLIYGSYFAFIAGIFLTRSVYTIISIKCRNASVAGEPIDH from the exons ATGGATTGCTGGAAAGGAGCCATAGGCAGCAACTGGATTTATCCCACAGTCATCATTTGTGcgaatggatttttttccacaatgaGGCCATCAGAATCTTTTCTCACTCCTTACTTAAGTGGACCAGATAAAAACCTAACAATTGAACAG ggcATCAGCTACATCGTCACCTGGCTCTTGTTGCTCTTCGCTCACGGCGTGGTGGCCATGCAGGTGATGGAATTCTTCTACGGGATGGTGACAGCCACCGAGGTCGCCTATTACGCCTACATCTACAGCGTCGTCAGCGCCGATCGCTATCAGCGAGTGACGAGCTATTGCAGGAGCATCACCCTTGTTGCGGCCACAGTTGCCGCAGTGCTGGGACAGCTGCTGGTTTCCTTGGCAGACGTGTCCTACTTCCATCTCAACGCCATTACCCTCGCTTCTGTCTCCCTGGCATTCCTGTGCTCCTTTCTCCTGCCGATGCCCCAGAAGAGCATGTTCTTCCATAAAAAAGGGGTCTCGGAAACCCTCCCGCAACCACAGAAAGCTGTGGCTACGCTCGCTTCCAACGGGCCGTCGAGCTGCCAACAACAGGACCAGGACTGTGCAGCTGCTGACACGGGaccagcaccacagcagcaggctgagcagcccaAGCCCCAAAACCACATGCTCAGAGTACTGGTGCAGCTCAGCAGGGACTTGAGGGATTGCTACAGCTCTCGGAAGCTGCTTTACTGGTCCCTGTGGTGGGCTTTGGCTACGGCAGGCTTCAATCAGGTTGTGAattacatccaagtgctgtggGATTTCAGAGCCCCCtcccacagctctgcagtgtACAATGGAGCTGTTGAAGCAATAGCAACTTTTTTAG gttCAGCAACATCCATGGCAGTTGGATACATCAAAGTAGACTGGGATCTTTCTGGAGAACTGGCTTTGGGAATGTTCTCTGCCATGgatgctggttctctgtttctCATGTACTTTACAGACAACATCTGGGCATGTTATGCTGGTTACCTTGTATTTAAGGCATGCTACATGTTCCTTATAACAATAGCAAC GTTCCAGATTGCTGTCAATCTAAGTATGGAGCGTTATGCTTTGATGTTTGGCTTCAACAACTTTGTTGCACTGCTGATCCAGACAATTTTGACTGTTATTGTGGTAGATACAAGAGGTCTAGGACTGGATATCAGTACCCAG TTTCTCATTTATGGCAGCTACTTTGCATTCATAGCTGGAATTTTCCTGACCAGAAGCGTATACACCATTATCTCCATCAAATGCAGAAATGCCAGTGTGGCTGGTGAACCTATTGATCATTAA